The Pseudomonadales bacterium genome includes a window with the following:
- a CDS encoding sterol desaturase family protein, producing the protein MFSKLFSYEFCIDDKYQPIATAVVAIFAVVYAVSFLGLMQYVAYLGPGLGDDLNFTPFLSVLQTVQGSGSSWLYYAFILLCCANVLFTAAIVFLGYWLYPKALGKPFPVQLLFTYFAMNAVCTVGIWSIQGFAALFAPLMGYSVLEGIQAFASLLSALRDWANQVPTLIDMPAWMAFLVLQMLGGFFHYWFHRLAHESRILWLLFHRTHHMTPELIQPSTQAVFNAFPFFIFAAIPYVLIFSLIGKLITADSLLMYLIIYKLFSAFANLWSHQSALYSWAQKQWPIRVLSTITSEGVYHYLHHSAEVNHNRPRGNLINIGGGLCFIWDRVFGTYVPVSAHKPAVGLAGVKPEEMSTNPLRLALAGTAQLLFELRHNPDPLTWLKILFGPSDYLPPHSKDYIYKASYSALTQSP; encoded by the coding sequence ATGTTCAGCAAACTATTTTCTTATGAATTCTGCATTGATGATAAATATCAGCCGATCGCCACTGCCGTGGTGGCTATTTTCGCTGTGGTATACGCGGTGTCGTTTTTAGGTTTGATGCAGTACGTTGCTTACCTTGGTCCAGGCCTTGGTGACGATTTAAATTTTACCCCGTTCTTATCCGTGTTGCAGACAGTGCAGGGCAGTGGCTCAAGCTGGCTGTATTATGCTTTCATACTGCTGTGCTGCGCCAATGTCCTGTTCACCGCTGCGATTGTGTTTTTGGGCTATTGGTTATATCCCAAAGCGCTCGGTAAGCCGTTTCCGGTGCAGCTGCTGTTTACCTACTTCGCGATGAATGCGGTGTGTACGGTAGGCATTTGGAGTATTCAGGGCTTCGCGGCATTATTTGCGCCGCTAATGGGCTATAGCGTGCTTGAGGGTATACAGGCATTTGCAAGTTTACTCAGCGCATTGCGTGACTGGGCCAATCAAGTACCCACGCTGATTGATATGCCTGCCTGGATGGCATTTCTCGTGCTGCAAATGCTTGGCGGTTTTTTCCATTATTGGTTTCATCGCCTGGCGCATGAAAGCCGCATCTTATGGCTATTATTTCACCGCACGCATCATATGACCCCCGAACTGATTCAGCCAAGCACGCAGGCGGTGTTTAATGCATTTCCGTTTTTTATTTTTGCCGCCATACCCTATGTGCTGATTTTTTCACTGATTGGCAAATTGATTACCGCTGATTCCTTACTGATGTACTTAATCATTTACAAATTATTCTCGGCCTTCGCTAACCTTTGGAGTCATCAATCGGCGCTTTATAGTTGGGCGCAAAAGCAGTGGCCGATTCGTGTCTTAAGCACCATTACCTCAGAAGGGGTGTATCACTACTTACATCATTCTGCTGAGGTCAATCACAATCGTCCGCGCGGCAACCTCATTAATATTGGTGGCGGCTTATGCTTTATTTGGGATCGGGTGTTTGGCACTTATGTGCCGGTATCGGCGCACAAGCCAGCGGTTGGTTTAGCGGGCGTTAAGCCAGAAGAGATGTCGACCAATCCACTGCGATTAGCCTTAGCAGGCACAGCTCAGCTGCTATTTGAATTACGGCATAACCCTGATCCACTGACATGGCTAAAAATTCTATTCGGCCCCAGCGATTATCTGCCTCCGCACAGTAAAGACTATATTTATAAAGCGAGTTATTCAGCCCTTACACAGTCACCATAA